A single genomic interval of Mangifera indica cultivar Alphonso chromosome 5, CATAS_Mindica_2.1, whole genome shotgun sequence harbors:
- the LOC123216830 gene encoding ultraviolet-B receptor UVR8 isoform X1, protein MEEIEVIESSESKEEEQRVWSWGAGTDGQLGTGCLRDELSPQLLQLPFSVSALACGGAHVLALTFGGQVFSWGRGTSGQLGHGDMANCSSPKPISFFEDYSVTQLSAGWNHSGFVSDSGCLFTCGDGSFGQLGHGDYISHYFPRKVSYFINNNVQQIACGMRHSLVLVEDCLGNQVYGFGSGKRGQLGISLDKIRSFSLPCINNGFEDVEIVSISANGDHSAALSADGHLYTWGKGFSKMCDSYIPQRLSSSLCFLKAALGWNHALLLTGGGEAYMLGGSTHGTLSDPEKMSPVKPLSENSKEAALEKVSGLDDTKVVQIAAGAEHSALVTDSGIIMTWGWGEHGQLGLGNTCDQIKPRAVSLDDEVQSNDAAFQVYCGSGFTYTIRTLSLSS, encoded by the exons ATGGAAGAAATAGAAGTAATTGAATCATCTGAAAGTAAGGAAGAAGAGCAACGAGTGTGGAGTTGGGGAGCCGGTACAGATGGGCAGCTAGGTACGGGCTGTTTACGGGATGAACTCTCACCTCAACTCCTTCAACTTCCTTTCTCCGTCTCCGCGCTCGCCTGCGGTGGTGCTCACGTTTTGGCCTTGACCTTTG GTGGTCAAGTGTTTTCGTGGGGAAGAGGCACTTCTGGTCAATTAGGCCATGGAGACATGGCTAATTGCTCCTCTCCAAAACCTATTTCTTTCTTTGAGGACTATTCAGTTACTCAGCTTTCTGCTGGATGGAACCACTCGGGTTTTGTTTCAG ATTCAGGGTGTCTTTTTACTTGTGGTGATGGCTCGTTTGGTCAGCTTGGGCATGGTGATTACATCTCACATTACTTTCCTCGTAAAGTCTCATACTTTATTAATAACAACGTTCAACAGATAGCATGTGGCATGCGCCATTCACTTGTTTTGGTGGAAG ATTGTTTGGGAAATCAAGTTTATGGATTTGGATCTGGAAAGCGTGGTCAGCTTGGTATCTCATTGGATAAGATCAGATCTTTTAGTCTTCCTTGTATTAACAATGGTTTTGAAGACGTTGAAATCGTTAGCATTTCTGCAAATGGAGATCATAGTGCTGCATTATCTG CTGATGGGCATCTATACACTTGGGGAAAAGGGTTCAGTAAAATGTGTGATTCTTACATTCCTCAGCgtttatcttcttctttgtgCTTCTTAAAAGCTGCTCTTGGATGGAATCACGCTTTACTGTTAACTG GTGGTGGAGAGGCTTATATGCTTGGTGGATCCACCCATGGCACATTAAGTGATCCTGAGAAGATGAGCCCTGTAAAACCTTTATCTG AAAATTCAAAGGAAGCTGCACTTGAGAAAGTATCTGGTCTTGATGACACAAAAGTTGTTCAAATTGCTGCAGGAGCTGAGCACTCTGCTTTGGTAACAG ATAGTGGAATAATTATGACATGGGGTTGGGGTGAACACGGTCAACTTGGCTTGGGAAACACTTGTGATCAAATTAAACCCAGAGCAGTAAGTTTAGATGATGAAGTTCAAAGCAATGATGCTGCGTTCCAAGTCTACTGTGGGAGTGGATTCACATACACCATAAGAACACTATCTCTTTCTTCTTAG
- the LOC123216830 gene encoding ultraviolet-B receptor UVR8 isoform X2, translating into MEEIEVIESSESKEEEQRVWSWGAGTDGQLGTGCLRDELSPQLLQLPFSVSALACGGGQVFSWGRGTSGQLGHGDMANCSSPKPISFFEDYSVTQLSAGWNHSGFVSDSGCLFTCGDGSFGQLGHGDYISHYFPRKVSYFINNNVQQIACGMRHSLVLVEDCLGNQVYGFGSGKRGQLGISLDKIRSFSLPCINNGFEDVEIVSISANGDHSAALSADGHLYTWGKGFSKMCDSYIPQRLSSSLCFLKAALGWNHALLLTGGGEAYMLGGSTHGTLSDPEKMSPVKPLSENSKEAALEKVSGLDDTKVVQIAAGAEHSALVTDSGIIMTWGWGEHGQLGLGNTCDQIKPRAVSLDDEVQSNDAAFQVYCGSGFTYTIRTLSLSS; encoded by the exons ATGGAAGAAATAGAAGTAATTGAATCATCTGAAAGTAAGGAAGAAGAGCAACGAGTGTGGAGTTGGGGAGCCGGTACAGATGGGCAGCTAGGTACGGGCTGTTTACGGGATGAACTCTCACCTCAACTCCTTCAACTTCCTTTCTCCGTCTCCGCGCTCGCCTGCGGTG GTGGTCAAGTGTTTTCGTGGGGAAGAGGCACTTCTGGTCAATTAGGCCATGGAGACATGGCTAATTGCTCCTCTCCAAAACCTATTTCTTTCTTTGAGGACTATTCAGTTACTCAGCTTTCTGCTGGATGGAACCACTCGGGTTTTGTTTCAG ATTCAGGGTGTCTTTTTACTTGTGGTGATGGCTCGTTTGGTCAGCTTGGGCATGGTGATTACATCTCACATTACTTTCCTCGTAAAGTCTCATACTTTATTAATAACAACGTTCAACAGATAGCATGTGGCATGCGCCATTCACTTGTTTTGGTGGAAG ATTGTTTGGGAAATCAAGTTTATGGATTTGGATCTGGAAAGCGTGGTCAGCTTGGTATCTCATTGGATAAGATCAGATCTTTTAGTCTTCCTTGTATTAACAATGGTTTTGAAGACGTTGAAATCGTTAGCATTTCTGCAAATGGAGATCATAGTGCTGCATTATCTG CTGATGGGCATCTATACACTTGGGGAAAAGGGTTCAGTAAAATGTGTGATTCTTACATTCCTCAGCgtttatcttcttctttgtgCTTCTTAAAAGCTGCTCTTGGATGGAATCACGCTTTACTGTTAACTG GTGGTGGAGAGGCTTATATGCTTGGTGGATCCACCCATGGCACATTAAGTGATCCTGAGAAGATGAGCCCTGTAAAACCTTTATCTG AAAATTCAAAGGAAGCTGCACTTGAGAAAGTATCTGGTCTTGATGACACAAAAGTTGTTCAAATTGCTGCAGGAGCTGAGCACTCTGCTTTGGTAACAG ATAGTGGAATAATTATGACATGGGGTTGGGGTGAACACGGTCAACTTGGCTTGGGAAACACTTGTGATCAAATTAAACCCAGAGCAGTAAGTTTAGATGATGAAGTTCAAAGCAATGATGCTGCGTTCCAAGTCTACTGTGGGAGTGGATTCACATACACCATAAGAACACTATCTCTTTCTTCTTAG
- the LOC123216830 gene encoding ultraviolet-B receptor UVR8 isoform X3, whose translation MEEIEVIESSESKEEEQRVWSWGAGTDGQLGTGCLRDELSPQLLQLPFSVSALACGGAHVLALTFGGQVFSWGRGTSGQLGHGDMANCSSPKPISFFEDYSVTQLSAGWNHSGFVSDSGCLFTCGDGSFGQLGHGDYISHYFPRKVSYFINNNVQQIACGMRHSLVLVEDCLGNQVYGFGSGKRGQLGISLDKIRSFSLPCINNGFEDVEIVSISANGDHSAALSADGHLYTWGKGFSKMCDSYIPQRLSSSLCFLKAALGWNHALLLTGGGEAYMLGGSTHGTLSDPEKMSPVKPLSENSKEAALEKVSGLDDTKVVQIAAGAEHSALIVE comes from the exons ATGGAAGAAATAGAAGTAATTGAATCATCTGAAAGTAAGGAAGAAGAGCAACGAGTGTGGAGTTGGGGAGCCGGTACAGATGGGCAGCTAGGTACGGGCTGTTTACGGGATGAACTCTCACCTCAACTCCTTCAACTTCCTTTCTCCGTCTCCGCGCTCGCCTGCGGTGGTGCTCACGTTTTGGCCTTGACCTTTG GTGGTCAAGTGTTTTCGTGGGGAAGAGGCACTTCTGGTCAATTAGGCCATGGAGACATGGCTAATTGCTCCTCTCCAAAACCTATTTCTTTCTTTGAGGACTATTCAGTTACTCAGCTTTCTGCTGGATGGAACCACTCGGGTTTTGTTTCAG ATTCAGGGTGTCTTTTTACTTGTGGTGATGGCTCGTTTGGTCAGCTTGGGCATGGTGATTACATCTCACATTACTTTCCTCGTAAAGTCTCATACTTTATTAATAACAACGTTCAACAGATAGCATGTGGCATGCGCCATTCACTTGTTTTGGTGGAAG ATTGTTTGGGAAATCAAGTTTATGGATTTGGATCTGGAAAGCGTGGTCAGCTTGGTATCTCATTGGATAAGATCAGATCTTTTAGTCTTCCTTGTATTAACAATGGTTTTGAAGACGTTGAAATCGTTAGCATTTCTGCAAATGGAGATCATAGTGCTGCATTATCTG CTGATGGGCATCTATACACTTGGGGAAAAGGGTTCAGTAAAATGTGTGATTCTTACATTCCTCAGCgtttatcttcttctttgtgCTTCTTAAAAGCTGCTCTTGGATGGAATCACGCTTTACTGTTAACTG GTGGTGGAGAGGCTTATATGCTTGGTGGATCCACCCATGGCACATTAAGTGATCCTGAGAAGATGAGCCCTGTAAAACCTTTATCTG AAAATTCAAAGGAAGCTGCACTTGAGAAAGTATCTGGTCTTGATGACACAAAAGTTGTTCAAATTGCTGCAGGAGCTGAGCACTCTGCTTTG ATAGTGGAATAA